CCGCTCGATAGCGGCAAGCCGCTCACGCTCAAGCTCTTTGCGGGCTTGCGCGAGCGCCCGACTCGCAAGCAGATGCTCGCCATCTGCCAGATGTTGGTAAAATGATCGGGCGAGACGGCTTGCGTATTGATCACTGACTGAGGTCTGCATGGCCAGTATTGCCGGCACTCCCGACTGCAGCAAGGCTTCAGCCAGGCTAACTGTGTGGCCATCCTGAACGGCTCCGTGGCAGGTATTGAGGAAAACAAGAGGGAGCGGTCTTCCCTTTTCCCTGAGCGGAACGATCAGTTCGTCTGCTGTGACCGAGACGGCTTGCCCCTCTTCATCTTCCAGTTCCAGCATTCCCGGACGGCCGTGGCAGGAAAGATGGAGCACATGGTAGGCATCGCGCTCAATCGCCCTGGCGATCTCGTCCGGATGGCCAACCTCAAGAATATGCACCTCGACATTTTCATGCCGCTGCAGCGGTTCCACAGCATCGAGGATGTTCTGTACCTCACGTTCATAATCGAGCACTGCGGAGGAGGTTGTTCCCTCGTCAGGGGCTCCGACCGCAACGAGAATCTTCAGCGGCCCTGCCAATGCCGGGCTTGCGGTACCTTTCAGATCAGGTGGTCGTCGCAGCAGGATGCAGGCGGGATGGGTAGCCAACAGGCGATCATCGGGCAGGCGCAGCGCATCGTAGGGCAAGCTGAGCAATGCGGATCCCGAAGCTTCCACCCGAACCTCGACCAGCGTTCCAACCGGACTTCCGTCGAGAAGATCGGCCAGAGCCTGCCCTGAGGATTCCGGTAAGCAGAATGCCCGCAACTGTCGGCCAAGATCCACGAGGCTTGATTCCTGCGCCGCCCGTTCCGCAGCGACGGGATTGCGCCCCAAGCCAGTGACATGGCAGGTCAGAAAGTTGCTCCGGGCCTGGAACAAGGCTTTCGGGATTGTTGGATGAGAGGCTGTTCCGTGGACATCGTCACCGATACGCACCTCGACCGTGATCCCATGGTTCCCGTTCTCACCCGACGTTTCCCGGAGCGAAATCGAGACCAGCTCGATCCCTCCATGCTCCGGATGCCGAATCGGCGATGGTAAGGCCTGGCGGTAGCGCAGCGCATCGATGATCGCGTCGATCTGGTCGATACCCCGGCGTGCCAGGGGACGAAGAAGCGGAGGAACCCATGCACCGTCGCCGACGACTACCGGAATGAGCAGCTTCCCTTCCTCTATCCGCGAGTAGGTCAGATAGCTGACCTCTGCCTCCACCCAGCGGCTCGATCTTGTGTGTGACGAGAAAACGATGATTCCCGCATGTGCAGCATCCAGACCGGCGTTGATGCTTGCGACAATATCATCGCCGGGGCCGATCTCCCACTTGTCCAGCCACGGTTCGAATCCGTGTTCTCGTAATAGGTGGGCTAACAGCTCAACCTGCGGCTTGTCCTCAGAAGAGTGGCTGATGAATACCTTCATACGTGTGACTCCTGAGACAATCTCTTTTTATGTGCTCTCATGCTTCTTTTTTTTTGCCCTTTATGGCGCTACACAGAACTGATCAGGCTGAGGATCAGGAGTGATCGTCTGAACGGTCCCGATACTCTGAACGAAAAAGCCGGGAAAGGCTTGCGAAAAAAATAACAGTAATATAGTGATTATCGGCTACGGTATGCACCGCGCTTTTTGGCAAGCACGATACCATTCAGATTGATATCCCTCCCTCACTTTTTCACATCCGCAGCAACCCGCATCCGCACTATTTTGGTGGGATTGGTAACCATGCCATTGTTGTATGACGCTCCTGCCTTGACCTTTTCGACAAATTCCATGCCGGATACCACTCGTCCCCAAACTGTGTATTGCCCGTCAAGGAAGGGTAACTGGTCGAAACAGATGAAAAACTGGCTGTCGGCACTATCGACACCAGAGGCGCGTGCCATAGAGACGGTACCGCGATTATGATGAACAGGCGAAAATTCGGCTTTAAGCTGCTGGCCGGAACCGCCGGAACCGTCACCGAGCGGATCGCCGGTCTGGGCCATGAATCCGGGGATAACACGGTGGAAGCTAAGCCCGTCATAAAACCCTTTGCGGGTCAGCACCTTGATGCGTTCCACATGGCGGGGCGCAATATCAGGACGCATCTGGATGACAACTCGTCCTGAGGGAAGGTCGAGATAAATCGTGTTTGCGGGATCAAGTGAGGGTGACGCATGAACGGCCAAGGGAAGGATTCCAGCCAAAAGCCCGAAAAAGAGGGCTATAGCGATAGATGATTTTTTCAGCATGGGAGAGAGGTAACGGTTGGTTGAACAAGTTTGTGTATGATAACGAATCTTTATGGCTTGCGTGCCAACAATGCCGCTCCAAAAACTCCGGCGCTGTCGCCGAGAAGCGGACGGAGCAGGGGAATGCGGAGTTCGCTGTTGAACAAATGCCTTTCGATTGCCTGAACGGCCTCTTGTGCATACAACTGCTCTATCTGCCCGACTCCACCGCCAATGATGCAGAGATCAGGATCAAGAATATTGATGACTGTAGCGAGCGCTTTTCCAAAATAGAAGAGCAGTCGTTCGATTGTTGCTGCGGCGGCATCATCGGAATCGCAGGTGGCCGCAATCCGCTCCAGGGGCTTGAAGCTGCCGCTCAACTGGTGATAGTAGCGCTCAAGTGCCGGACCGGAGATAACGGTTTCGACGCAGCCCCTCCGACCACAATAGCAGGGTTCTCCGCCAGGTATCAGTTCATTGTGCCCCCACTCTCCGGCAATGCCGTGGGCGCCCCGGCGGGCTTTGCCTCCACAAACAATCCCGCCTCCAACGCCAGTACCGAGAATAATACCGAACGCCACCGTTGTATCCTCACGCATCAGTGCCGCACCAGAGCCAAGCAGGGATTCAGCAAGTGCAAAACAGTTGGCATCATTTTCAAGCACAACGGCCCTTTTGAGGAGTTGCTCAAGATCATCTTTCAGATTGCGGCCGTTCAGGCAGAGGGTATTGGAATTTTTCATGACGCCACAGGCAGCATCATAGCGTCCGGGTGTGCCGATACCGATTGTTGAAGGGAGCATTATACCGGACTCAAGAGCGATCATCCCGATCAGTTGCTCGATACGCTGAAGAATATGGTTGTAACCTTCTGAGGCCTCTGTGGCGATTCTGCGGCGCATCACGGGCTTCAGGTGATTATTGATCACCACCGCCTCGATTTTGGTACCACCGAGATCTATACCCCAAAAGTGTTCAACCATGGATGCCGCTCCCTTTACGCATCAGACGGGGCTGGATAATATTTTTCAGGAGCCATGAAAAAAGCAGATAGACAAGAAGCGCACTGAAGATTCCGATAACCATACCTGCAAGAACGTCGCCTGGATAGTGAACGCCAACGTAGACCCGTGAAAAGGAGATGGCTAAAGCGTAGAGAATCATGGTGCCGATGAAGAGCTTTTCAACTACGGCTCCCCGATGAAAGCATATCCAGGTGATGACAGCGACGGCGGCGGAATTTGCAGCATGGGAGGAGGCAAACGAATAACTCCTTGGCTGACTGATGAGCAGTCGGACGTGGTCGAGGGCAAAGCAGGGTCTGATACGCTGGACAAGGGGCTTGAAAACTCCTGATGCTACAAAATCAGAGAGGCCAACAGCAAGAAGGGCAAGAAGAATCACCAGAAAGGCGTTTTTTCCCTTTCTGGCAACGATGAACAGAGCAATAAGAACAAAAATATGCCAAGAGAGGCGCCCGTTGGTCAGAAAAACCATGAGGTCATCGGCTGCCGGGTGAACCAGTTCACGGTTCAGCAGCCGAAAAAGCCAGACATCAGCCTGCTCAAGGGGCGCCATCATTGTGCCTACTTTTTAGCTCCCCCTTTTTTCTGTTTCCTCTGCGCACCGGCAGGAGCCAGGCCAAGGTTCACCTGCGGCATGTCGGCTGCGGTCGTCGTCTTGTTGATATAAAACTGCTGCGCAACGCTGAAAATGTTGAACATCAGATAGTACAGACCAAGACCGGCTGGCATATTGTTGAAAAAGAGCAACATCATGGCAGGGAACATGTACATCATCACCTTCATCTGCTCATTGCTCTGTGTCGTCGGTGTGATCTTCTGCTGCAAATACACGGTCACCGCCATAAGAATGGGGAATACCGCGATATGACTCCCGTACATGGGGATGGCAAAGCCAAAATCAAAAATGGAATCCGGCACGGAAAGATCCTTTGCCCAGAGAAAGCTGTGCTGACGGAGCTCGATCGATGAACGGAAAACATAAAACATGGCAAAAAGAAGCGGCATCTGCAGCACGACAGGAAGACAGCCTCCTATAGGGTTTACACCAGCCTCTTTGTAAATCCTTCCAAGCTCACTTTGCAGTTTTGCTGGATTATCCTTGTACTTCTCCTGAAGCTCCTTGAGCGCTGGCTGCAGGGCCGACATTTTTTTCATGGACTTCGTTGAAGCCATGGAAAGGGGATAGGTCACCAGCTTGATCAGAAAGGCAAAAATGATGATGATCAGACCATAGTTACTCACAAAGCCATTCATCCAACTGAAAACAGGCAGAATGATAAACTCGGCAAAGGGTCTGG
The DNA window shown above is from Pelodictyon phaeoclathratiforme BU-1 and carries:
- a CDS encoding phosphatase PAP2 family protein, which gives rise to MAPLEQADVWLFRLLNRELVHPAADDLMVFLTNGRLSWHIFVLIALFIVARKGKNAFLVILLALLAVGLSDFVASGVFKPLVQRIRPCFALDHVRLLISQPRSYSFASSHAANSAAVAVITWICFHRGAVVEKLFIGTMILYALAISFSRVYVGVHYPGDVLAGMVIGIFSALLVYLLFSWLLKNIIQPRLMRKGSGIHG
- a CDS encoding peptidylprolyl isomerase, producing MLKKSSIAIALFFGLLAGILPLAVHASPSLDPANTIYLDLPSGRVVIQMRPDIAPRHVERIKVLTRKGFYDGLSFHRVIPGFMAQTGDPLGDGSGGSGQQLKAEFSPVHHNRGTVSMARASGVDSADSQFFICFDQLPFLDGQYTVWGRVVSGMEFVEKVKAGASYNNGMVTNPTKIVRMRVAADVKK
- a CDS encoding ROK family protein, whose product is MVEHFWGIDLGGTKIEAVVINNHLKPVMRRRIATEASEGYNHILQRIEQLIGMIALESGIMLPSTIGIGTPGRYDAACGVMKNSNTLCLNGRNLKDDLEQLLKRAVVLENDANCFALAESLLGSGAALMREDTTVAFGIILGTGVGGGIVCGGKARRGAHGIAGEWGHNELIPGGEPCYCGRRGCVETVISGPALERYYHQLSGSFKPLERIAATCDSDDAAAATIERLLFYFGKALATVINILDPDLCIIGGGVGQIEQLYAQEAVQAIERHLFNSELRIPLLRPLLGDSAGVFGAALLARKP